taataattaaaatctcAATAACTCAATTAAATTGCAATCATAGCCATATAAAAGAAGGAAATACTGAAATGTAAAACAAACTAAAAAATCACATAACAGATACTGTCCGTTTTAGAACTCTGTGaagtaatgttttttttttttttttatataaaaagaacACTGCAAATTTATAGGATGGAGAGTTGGAGACGTAACTAATTTTTGGATCTGTATTTGAAGAAGGCAAACAGATTTGAAGAGAATGTACGATTGTCGATTGaggaacagagagagagaggaaactCTTGTTTCTGCATTTTGTCAAATTCATGGATTCCACAACCAAAATAATAGCAGCAAACGAAAGGGGAATcggtgggggtggtggtggtggtatgaGGTAGAGCGGAACAGACTCAGATGATGGCGCCATTTCCCTCTTCTATCTCTTGTCCTCCATCTGGGTTGCGGgtggggtggggtgggttgtGATGGGTTCTGGGTGGGGGTGGTTTCTGTCGTGGGTTGCAGgtgagggtggggtgggttACGAGGTGGGTGAGTTTCTGGGtgagatgttgaagatgatgacaaaGTGAGCTGGGTGCTGGGTTTTGGTGGTGCTTCTTCTTGCCTAGATCTGATCGCAAGGTtgttcctctccctctcctcttcctcttcttcatcttctctttgtGGGCTCAGTTTCTGGGTGGGGTTGGGGgtgagggtggggtgggttgcgattggtgggggtgggtttccgGTTGGGGGTGAGGGTGGCGTGGGTTGCggtgggtttctgggttggtgATATGGTGTTGATGATTAGATTTTTAAATTAGGTTTATTAGATTATTAGGTTGTTTAGtttaggattattagattaggtttttattaagttttttaaattttttttctgattattttgttgacttggaattaaaaattatttttttaattaaaaaaaaacttataaaagcCAGGTGTCactgatgactaggacaaaattgagatttggccttaattgaattaaaaaaaaatcttagggacccaatttgatgcgaaaattttacaggccctgaaactgattccctttacaatttcaggggccttctgatgtattaagcctaataaATATGATGATTGATGAAAAATGTTGATGCATAATGACTTATGAGTGTAAAGTTCTTTTACACAAacattcaatttatttcaatcacatcataaatttatatttatttaaattaaaattgaaaagaaatacACTGTTTAGTCTTACATGACATAATTTGATTGAGTGTGAAAGGAGAAATATCATAATTGTGGAATTTCCAAGAAATTTTAGCAATGGGTAGGCTTGTTGAGAATATAATAAACATTTAAAGCCATGAGAGAATGAATAATTAAGAGCTGGATTGGACAAGGGAAATTAGAAAACCAGCAAAGGGTATGGAGTGCAAACTGCCCAGATGAACGTAGTAGAAAAATGTAGTGATAAATTGAGAAAATTAACTCAAGAAGTGGATAAAGATGAGGGAGATCAGAGTGTGGAATTTTGACTGCCTCACTTTTTACTGTTTTTAgagtgaagagtgaagactcaaatttatatttatattatatacaagtggatagtttcaaaaaatatatacagGGTGGgtaaatttttatttgatatatatatatattaacttCTAATATAATCTAATCTTTAATGAGGAGATACctgattaagaaaaaaaaatccgtATAAATTCAGTCCTAAAGTAATATGATAAAAAAGGTAACTATTTGATCAGATTCAGTgaatatatataagcataaatgAGTAGAATCAACGAATACCACCGCCCGACATGAAGATTCCTGTTGGAGAAGCAGAGCTATTGCCGCCTCCGATTCTTATCCCCGATGAACTCATTAGAGAAATCTTGTTATTGCTTCCGGTGAAATCTCTCATGCGGTTCAGGTTCGTGTGCAAGTCATGGAATCTTATAATCTCTAATCCTCAATTCGTGAAACGACACCTTCGTTGTTCTTTAGATAACAACATTAGAGACTTCGCACACATCCAATTATTGTCCGAGTCCTACAACGCGGGCAATGAATCCTTGGATCAATCATATGTATCAATTTACTCTATTCCTTTGTTGTTCTCATCCCAAAAGGGAAATCTATACCCAATAGAGAGTGGTTACAATTTGATTGGAGTCTGCAACGGCTTGGTGTCTTTTGCCAAACGGAGATATTTTTACTCTGAAAATGTATCATCATATTCTTGTTGGGTCCGTTTGTGGAACCCAATTACCGGGTTATGGTCAATGTCACCACCTCTGACTTTTTCACGACAACCTTTTGAGGATAATTCGGACGATAGTTTTGGGTTTGGATATGATTGTATGAATGAAACTTATAAGATGGTGGCTATTATGGACATGCGAAATTCTCTCGAAGAAGAGCCTGAGAAAAATGTGGTGAAAATTTATGACATGGGCAGTACTTGTTGGAGAAGGATTCAATCTTTCCCAGATCTCCCAAATAGGGTTTGGCCAAGCGCAATGAGCAATGGAGTTTATGCGAGTGGCGCACTTAATTGGTTAATATTAACAAAGACCAAAACCTTCATTGTTGTTTCACTTAACTTGGGGAGAGAAGAGTATTTACAATTGTCACTGCCTCCTTCTTCTCAACATGCTAAAGATCGTTGTTTTCCACTCCTTGATGTTCTGAAGGACTCCTTGTGTATTTTGCAAAATGACGGCGAGAAGGGATTTGTGGTTTGGCAAATGAAGGAGTTTGGAGCTCAAGCATCATGGACTAAACTATTCAATTTTCGTTTTGAACGAAATCTCGCCCATATGATTCCTTACTTCAGTCCAATGCAGTTCATCTTGTCTGAGATTAATGAGGTTTTGCTGATGTCCTACAACGAACTAGTTCTATATAACCACAGAGATAATACATTCAAAGTTAGTCATAGAGCTTCTCAATATGCTTGGATTGTCCACAATTACATTGGAAGTTTGGTTTCACCCTATTAAAATTAAGAATAGCGCTTTTAGACTTTCATTTTCTTATAGAGATTTTAGAGTCTAATTTTGatgataattattattttttgaattatCAATTtcttatttccttatttatatTGGTTGATTTTTTACTTAATTCAATTTCTTATTTCCTTATTATGTGTATggaaatggtttttttttttccggtgGGGAATTGCTATACGACATGATATAGTAGAGGGCACGAGTGTGACACGACAATAAAATTAGAAC
This is a stretch of genomic DNA from Lotus japonicus ecotype B-129 chromosome 1, LjGifu_v1.2. It encodes these proteins:
- the LOC130727281 gene encoding F-box/kelch-repeat protein At3g23880-like; its protein translation is MKIPVGEAELLPPPILIPDELIREILLLLPVKSLMRFRFVCKSWNLIISNPQFVKRHLRCSLDNNIRDFAHIQLLSESYNAGNESLDQSYVSIYSIPLLFSSQKGNLYPIESGYNLIGVCNGLVSFAKRRYFYSENVSSYSCWVRLWNPITGLWSMSPPLTFSRQPFEDNSDDSFGFGYDCMNETYKMVAIMDMRNSLEEEPEKNVVKIYDMGSTCWRRIQSFPDLPNRVWPSAMSNGVYASGALNWLILTKTKTFIVVSLNLGREEYLQLSLPPSSQHAKDRCFPLLDVLKDSLCILQNDGEKGFVVWQMKEFGAQASWTKLFNFRFERNLAHMIPYFSPMQFILSEINEVLLMSYNELVLYNHRDNTFKVSHRASQYAWIVHNYIGSLVSPY